A single window of Mycolicibacterium madagascariense DNA harbors:
- a CDS encoding pyridoxamine 5'-phosphate oxidase family protein — MGRNERSKIVMTDEEIVEFIDHSRTATLATLSADGKPHLVAMWYAIIDGEIWFETKAKSQKAVNLRRNPTLTVLIEDGDTYGTLRGVSIDGHAEIVDSDPDLLLRVGISVWERYTGPYTEDLRPYVDQMMNNRIAVRVAADRLRSWDHRKLGLGEMPVAGSTAQYLN; from the coding sequence ATGGGAAGAAACGAGCGCTCGAAGATCGTCATGACCGACGAGGAGATCGTCGAGTTCATCGATCACAGCCGCACCGCCACGTTGGCGACGCTGTCGGCCGACGGCAAGCCGCACCTCGTCGCCATGTGGTACGCGATCATCGACGGCGAGATTTGGTTCGAGACCAAGGCGAAGTCGCAGAAGGCCGTCAACCTCCGCCGCAACCCCACCCTCACGGTGCTGATCGAGGACGGCGACACCTACGGCACCCTGCGCGGCGTGTCGATCGACGGCCACGCCGAGATCGTCGACAGCGACCCGGACCTGCTCCTGCGCGTGGGAATCAGCGTGTGGGAGCGCTACACCGGGCCGTACACCGAGGACCTGAGACCCTACGTCGATCAGATGATGAACAACCGGATCGCGGTGCGCGTGGCGGCCGACCGGCTGCGCAGCTGGGATCACCGCAAGCTCGGCCTCGGCGAGATGCCGGTCGCGGGGTCGACCGCGCAGTACCTGAACTGA
- a CDS encoding cation diffusion facilitator family transporter — MTADADRTWLTIALVLIVGFMAAEVVVGVLAGSLALITDAGHMLTDAASIVLALAAIRLAARPARGDYTYGLKRAEILSAQANGITLLLLAAFFVFEGVRRLFVPGEVEGALVFVTALVGIAVNVAASWSISKANRSSLNVEGAFQHILNDLYAFIATAVAGAVVWFTGFARADAIAALIVAALMVKAGWGLVRASGRIFLEAAPRGVDPEAVGAELAAVGAVVEVHDLHIWEITSGEAALSAHVLVSEGVDCHAVRNGLEQILHDRHHIDHTTLQVDHACVDDPEEHCVEPHGQSYRG; from the coding sequence GTGACCGCCGACGCGGACCGCACCTGGCTGACCATCGCCCTGGTCCTCATCGTCGGCTTCATGGCCGCCGAGGTGGTCGTGGGCGTGCTGGCGGGTTCGCTGGCCCTCATCACCGACGCCGGGCACATGCTGACCGACGCCGCGTCGATCGTGCTCGCGCTGGCGGCGATCCGGCTCGCCGCCCGGCCCGCCCGCGGCGACTACACCTACGGCCTCAAGCGCGCGGAGATCCTCTCCGCCCAGGCCAACGGCATCACGCTGCTGCTCCTGGCGGCGTTCTTCGTCTTCGAGGGCGTCCGGCGCCTGTTCGTCCCCGGCGAGGTCGAGGGTGCGCTGGTCTTCGTCACCGCGCTCGTCGGCATTGCGGTCAACGTCGCGGCGTCCTGGAGCATCAGCAAGGCCAACCGGTCGAGCCTCAACGTCGAGGGCGCGTTCCAGCACATTCTCAACGACCTCTACGCCTTCATCGCCACCGCGGTCGCAGGGGCCGTCGTGTGGTTCACCGGCTTCGCCCGCGCCGACGCGATCGCCGCCCTGATCGTGGCGGCGCTCATGGTCAAGGCGGGGTGGGGCCTGGTCCGGGCGTCCGGCCGCATCTTCCTCGAAGCCGCTCCGCGCGGAGTCGACCCCGAGGCGGTCGGTGCGGAACTGGCGGCCGTCGGCGCCGTCGTCGAGGTGCACGACCTGCACATTTGGGAGATCACGTCGGGTGAGGCCGCACTGTCGGCGCACGTGCTCGTGAGTGAGGGCGTCGACTGCCACGCCGTCCGAAACGGGCTCGAGCAGATCCTGCACGACCGCCACCACATCGACCACACCACGCTGCAGGTCGACCACGCCTGCGTCGACGATCCCGAAGAACACTGCGTCGAGCCGCACGGGCAGTCCTACCGAGGCTAA
- a CDS encoding histone-like nucleoid-structuring protein Lsr2, producing MARKTVVEWVDDIDGSAASETVTFTIDGSRYEIDLSEKNAAKLRDVMSGWIEASRRSTHRRSRASVPKHDSSESTEARKWAIDNGFDVGPRGRLRSEVLDAYRSRSD from the coding sequence GTGGCGAGAAAGACCGTGGTCGAATGGGTCGACGACATCGATGGCAGTGCGGCATCGGAGACGGTGACCTTCACCATCGACGGGTCCCGGTATGAGATCGACCTGTCCGAGAAGAACGCGGCCAAGCTCCGCGACGTCATGAGCGGTTGGATCGAGGCGAGCCGGCGGTCGACGCATCGCCGATCCCGCGCATCGGTCCCCAAGCACGACTCCTCGGAGTCGACGGAAGCGCGAAAGTGGGCCATCGACAACGGGTTCGACGTCGGACCTCGCGGCAGGCTGCGCTCCGAGGTGCTCGACGCCTACCGCTCCCGCTCCGACTAG
- a CDS encoding EVE domain-containing protein, producing MTYWINTVSRGHVLRGVAGGFTQANHGRPHMLRRMERDDWIVFYSPKTDYPDGDRLQAFTALGRVCDDEVYQEDFDPQFQPYRRRMEFIPCAETPIRPLLDQLTFIEDTSRWGFRFRSGVFSIDQHDFDVIRAAMTQ from the coding sequence ATGACGTACTGGATCAACACCGTGAGCCGCGGCCACGTGCTGCGCGGCGTGGCGGGCGGCTTCACGCAGGCCAATCATGGCAGACCGCACATGCTCCGCCGGATGGAGCGCGACGACTGGATCGTCTTCTACTCGCCCAAGACCGACTACCCCGACGGCGATCGCCTGCAGGCCTTCACCGCACTGGGACGGGTGTGCGACGACGAGGTGTACCAGGAGGACTTCGACCCGCAATTTCAGCCGTATCGCCGCCGGATGGAGTTCATTCCGTGCGCCGAGACACCCATTCGACCGCTGCTCGATCAGCTGACCTTCATCGAGGACACGTCGCGGTGGGGGTTCCGGTTCCGATCGGGCGTCTTCTCGATCGACCAGCACGACTTCGACGTCATTCGGGCCGCGATGACGCAGTGA
- a CDS encoding transcriptional regulator, producing MVRAGAAAAARRRELDISQRSLAAEGIINAGALISFEKGRSWPRDKTRAKLEDVLRWPPGTIDQIRSGAPAARTDVRAEFAADAAHSDEGSLISEAVVAAVNALGSAIAAVPARDHPEFIPRLSAILADLRQLEGVATRATKVGRVTPALIRALSAVRGRIDDVTLLAATSPDATLGQRLYAARRRANLTIAETARAAGVAEEDVVSVESERAITGVAADLLERLLGQLD from the coding sequence ATGGTGCGGGCCGGTGCGGCTGCGGCGGCGCGGCGCCGGGAGCTCGACATCAGCCAGCGCAGTCTCGCCGCCGAGGGCATCATCAACGCCGGCGCCCTCATCTCCTTCGAGAAGGGGCGCAGCTGGCCGCGCGACAAGACCCGGGCCAAGCTCGAGGACGTCCTGCGCTGGCCGCCGGGGACCATCGATCAGATTCGGTCCGGTGCCCCCGCCGCCCGCACCGACGTCCGGGCCGAATTCGCTGCGGACGCGGCGCACTCGGACGAGGGATCGCTGATCTCGGAGGCGGTGGTGGCCGCGGTCAATGCGCTGGGATCGGCCATCGCCGCCGTGCCCGCCCGCGACCATCCCGAGTTCATCCCTAGGCTTTCGGCAATCCTGGCGGACCTTCGGCAACTCGAGGGGGTAGCCACCCGCGCGACCAAGGTCGGCAGGGTCACCCCGGCCTTGATCCGGGCGCTCAGCGCGGTCCGCGGACGGATCGACGACGTCACGCTGCTGGCGGCGACCTCACCGGACGCCACCCTGGGGCAACGGCTCTACGCCGCCCGTCGACGGGCGAACCTCACGATCGCCGAGACGGCTCGCGCTGCCGGGGTCGCGGAGGAGGACGTCGTGTCCGTCGAGTCCGAGCGTGCGATCACCGGCGTGGCAGCCGACCTCCTCGAGCGCCTGCTCGGCCAGCTCGACTGA
- a CDS encoding WhiB family transcriptional regulator has translation MKASNGERASTPVGLDGLPLGECTKDPERWTTTADDDAKAICRSCPRRWVCAREAVELPRAEGLWAGIVVPESGRGRGHALRQLRELAERHGQPIRRRRVFVEQFLETA, from the coding sequence TTGAAGGCATCGAATGGCGAACGAGCGTCCACCCCCGTCGGCCTCGACGGGCTGCCCCTCGGCGAGTGCACGAAGGACCCCGAGCGATGGACCACCACGGCCGACGACGACGCCAAGGCCATCTGCCGCTCGTGCCCGCGGCGCTGGGTGTGTGCCCGCGAGGCCGTCGAACTGCCGCGGGCCGAGGGCCTCTGGGCGGGAATCGTGGTGCCGGAGTCGGGGCGGGGCCGCGGTCATGCGCTGCGCCAGTTGCGCGAACTGGCCGAGCGCCACGGCCAGCCGATCCGTCGACGGCGCGTCTTCGTCGAACAGTTCCTGGAAACGGCCTGA